One Solanum pennellii chromosome 9, SPENNV200 DNA segment encodes these proteins:
- the LOC107031490 gene encoding uncharacterized protein LOC107031490 gives MDHSTGKPGFFRNVLVRLCLFCVVIVCCRFAYVVTLKGETCDLGDFCFFSLPENVNVIAGVGKLTESVSAVMTTENAGKSAPAKPKLPDLWANKEFQKSAQFYSSVFEDLVAEGFLNPNSKTLCVETPLGADVFALREIGVADSVGIYKKGSKPLVITGKAVKQPFEDDTFDFIFSGAGMIDKSLKPGDFAAEICRTLKPEGFLVVHTGSNDTYSFNSFLHLFNCCTLIKSRNIDGFDSTIREIIMKKDIFVEEKVSDSKNNCRHVPDYKMKLIRKAEPLIKEEPKKPWITLKKNAQSIKYLSSMVDISFKQRYVYVDVGSRSYGSSIVSWFKKQYPKQNKTFDIYAVEADKTFHGQYKEKKGVTLLPYAAWVRNETLSFEINQDPGHKDVSKGRGMGRIQPVESSSEGASEVDLIQGFDFAEWLMSAVSEKDYVVMKMDVEGTEFDLIPRLIETGAICLIDEVFLECHYNRWQKCCPGERSSKYPNTYSQCLDLFTSLRESGVLVHQWW, from the coding sequence ATGGATCATAGTACGGGGAAACCGGGTTTTTTTAGGAATGTTTTGGTACGTTTATGCCTGTTTTGTGTTGTGATTGTCTGTTGTCGGTTTGCTTATGTGGTGACTCTCAAAGGGGAAACTTGTGACCTCGGCGATTTCTGTTTCTTCTCTTTACCGGAAAATGTCAATGTTATTGCCGGCGTCGGAAAGCTCACTGAGTCTGTATCAGCGGTTATGACTACCGAGAATGCCGGAAAATCTGCTCCCGCGAAGCCCAAACTTCCCGATCTATGGGCAAACAAGGAGTTTCAAAAATCAGCCCAGTTTTACTCTTCGGTGTTTGAGGATCTTGTTGCAGAGGGTTTTTTGAACCCAAATTCAAAAACCCTTTGCGTTGAAACACCGTTGGGTGCTGATGTTTTTGCGTTGAGGGAAATTGGGGTAGCCGATTCCGTTGGGATTTACAAGAAAGGTTCAAAGCCTTTAGTGATTACAGGCAAAGCTGTTAAACAACCCTTTGAAGATGATACGTTTGATTTCATATTTTCCGGTGCCGGAATGATAGACAAGTCACTTAAGCCGGGAGATTTCGCGGCGGAGATTTGCCGGACTCTAAAACCCGAAGGGTTTTTAGTTGTCCATACAGGTTCTAATGATACATACAGTTTCAATTCATTCCTTCATTTGTTTAATTGTTGTACATTAATTAAGTCTAGGAATATTGATGGTTTCGATTCGACTATTCGTGAGATTATCATGAAAAAGGATATATTTGTTGAAGAAAAAGTGAGTGATTCCAAGAACAACTGTCGTCATGTTCCTGATTATAAGATGAAACTGATTAGAAAAGCTGAGCCTTTGATTAAAGAGGAACCTAAGAAACCATGGATTACACTTAAGAAGAATGCACAGAGCATTAAGTACTTGTCATCCATGGTGGATATTAGTTTTAAGCAGAGATACGTGTATGTTGATGTTGGTTCAAGGAGTTATGGTTCCAGCATTGTTAGTTGGTTCAAGAAACAGTATCCTAAGCAAAACAAGACCTTTGATATATATGCTGTTGAGGCTGACAAGACATTCCATGGACAGTATAAGGAGAAGAAAGGGGTTACATTGTTGCCATATGCAGCTTGGGTTAGGAATGAGACATTATCGTTTGAGATTAATCAAGATCCGGGTCATAAAGATGTGTCGAAAGGAAGAGGGATGGGAAGAATTCAACCTGTTGAATCTTCTAGTGAAGGTGCAAGTGAGGTGGATTTAATCCAAGGTTTTGACTTTGCTGAATGGTTGATGAGCGCGGTATCAGAGAAGGATTACGTGGTGATGAAGATGGATGTCGAAGGGACCGAATTTGATTTGATCCCGAGATTGATTGAAACAGGGGCGATATGCTTGATTGATGAAGTATTTCTTGAGTGCCATTACAATAGGTGGCAGAAGTGCTGCCCTGGGGAGAGGTCTTCAAAGTATCCGAATACGTATAGCCAGTGTTTGGATCTCTTCACTTCTCTAAGAGAAAGTGGAGTTCTTGTTCATCAATGGTGGTAA